In the genome of Nitrospira japonica, one region contains:
- a CDS encoding BamA/TamA family outer membrane protein: MMTLRGIVLFFACLLAGIAIVRIGPARADTQLFPIPSVSTSKNDGSDAGLIVPILVTDPDGELKYLMAPMLIRNSIVGWRGTFNLFRYDTGGRQMQFIASISEKIERKLVFNYTDPAFSNGRYFLNVGAAYFKNATARFFGIGQTTTEGEETNYTAKESRANWRFGLYANEVTQVAISQRFRAVQLQPGATDLPFTGNVFPTVPGVEGETYILGNRATFYYDTRNSLVSPTDGMAVTAYAELNNNFKNGDHPIYSRYEFEVKKLFPSESKRAILVVRADLQATIGEQVPFFEQSSLGGQNNLRGYGVDRFIDKNLVAFSLEERIHLARMKVAGVIADFEVAPFLDTGQVFDSFKDVSFKDYRMTPGMGFRGIVRPNVVGRIDYGYSKEGGAIFAGLDFPY; encoded by the coding sequence ATGATGACCCTGCGCGGCATCGTGTTGTTCTTTGCATGCCTGCTCGCGGGAATCGCGATTGTCCGGATCGGCCCGGCTCGTGCGGACACGCAGCTCTTTCCCATCCCCTCGGTCTCCACCAGCAAAAATGACGGCAGCGACGCCGGGTTGATCGTTCCCATACTGGTCACCGACCCGGACGGGGAGCTGAAATATCTCATGGCCCCCATGCTCATCCGAAATTCCATCGTCGGATGGCGCGGGACCTTCAACTTGTTCCGCTATGATACGGGCGGACGGCAGATGCAGTTCATCGCGTCGATCTCGGAGAAAATCGAACGGAAGCTCGTCTTTAACTACACGGATCCGGCGTTCAGCAATGGGAGATACTTTCTGAATGTCGGTGCCGCCTACTTCAAGAACGCGACGGCCCGCTTTTTCGGGATCGGACAGACGACGACGGAAGGGGAGGAAACCAACTATACGGCAAAAGAAAGTCGCGCCAACTGGCGCTTCGGTCTTTATGCCAACGAAGTGACCCAAGTCGCCATCAGCCAGCGGTTTCGCGCCGTGCAGCTTCAGCCGGGAGCAACCGATCTGCCCTTTACGGGCAACGTGTTCCCCACGGTCCCCGGCGTCGAAGGCGAAACCTACATTCTCGGGAACCGAGCCACGTTTTATTACGATACCCGCAACAGTCTCGTGTCTCCGACCGACGGCATGGCGGTGACGGCCTACGCGGAGCTCAACAACAATTTCAAAAATGGCGATCACCCGATCTATTCGCGATATGAGTTCGAGGTGAAGAAGTTATTTCCCAGCGAATCGAAGCGTGCAATCCTGGTGGTCCGGGCGGACTTGCAGGCGACGATCGGCGAGCAGGTGCCGTTTTTCGAGCAAAGCTCGTTGGGTGGGCAGAATAACCTTCGCGGATACGGCGTGGATCGCTTTATCGACAAGAATCTAGTCGCATTCAGTTTGGAGGAGCGCATCCATCTGGCCAGAATGAAAGTGGCGGGGGTGATCGCGGATTTCGAAGTGGCGCCGTTCCTGGATACCGGCCAGGTCTTCGACAGTTTCAAAGACGTCAGTTTCAAGGACTATCGGATGACACCGGGAATGGGGTTCAGGGGCATCGTCAGGCCAAACGTCGTCGGCCGGATCGATTACGGGTACAGCAAGGAAGGGGGGGCCATCTTTGCAGGTCTGGACTTCCCCTATTGA
- the dxs gene encoding 1-deoxy-D-xylulose-5-phosphate synthase, with translation MSILKTIQSPADLKRLPPSKFPALCQELREQIIGVVSSVGGHLASNLGVIELTVAMHYLLDTPDDKIVWDTSNQAYAHKLLTGRREQFHTLRQYGGLSGFCKREESLYDTFNAGHAGTGVSAAYGMVEAREQLGQKHKVVCVVGDGAMTAGMTLEALHHAGGLNKDFLVILNDNQMSISKNVGAISSYLNRTFTGEFYTKMREETGQLLSKIPHIGQDMQKLARRAEELARGAILPGLLFEELGFRYAGPIDGHNFEHLLPTLENVLRMKGPVLLHVITKKGLGYEPAVQNPIWFHACPPFVRESGAPAKKAARPSYTQIAIDSLVKLARQDSRIVAITAAMCEGTGLNAFEKEFPDRLYDVGIAEQHAVTFAAGLAAQGMRPVVAMYATFLQRAYDQVVHDVATQNLPVTFCIDRGGLVAEDGTTHHGAFDFAYLRHMPNMVVMAPKDENELQHMLKTSLQYDGPASVRYPRGVSLGVPMDPAPAALPIGKGELLRDGDEVAIVAVGVPVWQAVKAAERLAEEGVSTAVINARFVKPLDHDLIVSTAKRVRYVVTVEEGCKMGGFGSAVLEALSEAGVTGVKTKVLGLPDWYIEQGPQDLLRERYGLTAEGIYGSIKELIGSGAGQAVKEGALSASLTHLPHGDEQGS, from the coding sequence ATGTCGATCCTGAAGACGATCCAAAGCCCCGCCGACCTGAAACGGCTTCCGCCTTCGAAATTTCCGGCGCTGTGCCAGGAATTGCGCGAGCAGATCATCGGTGTCGTGTCCAGCGTCGGCGGACACCTTGCCTCCAATCTCGGCGTGATCGAACTGACCGTCGCCATGCATTACCTGTTGGATACGCCGGATGACAAGATCGTTTGGGACACCAGCAATCAAGCCTATGCCCACAAGCTGCTGACGGGGCGTCGTGAGCAATTTCACACGCTGCGGCAGTACGGAGGGCTGAGCGGATTTTGCAAGCGTGAAGAGAGCCTCTACGACACGTTCAATGCCGGACATGCCGGTACCGGGGTGTCCGCGGCATACGGCATGGTCGAAGCCCGTGAACAACTGGGCCAAAAGCATAAGGTCGTCTGTGTCGTGGGTGACGGAGCAATGACAGCCGGCATGACGCTGGAGGCTCTTCATCACGCGGGAGGACTGAATAAGGACTTCCTGGTGATCCTCAACGACAATCAAATGTCGATTTCCAAGAACGTGGGCGCGATCTCGTCCTATCTGAACCGGACCTTCACCGGCGAGTTCTATACGAAGATGCGGGAGGAAACCGGACAGCTGCTGAGCAAAATTCCTCACATCGGCCAGGATATGCAGAAGCTGGCGCGCCGTGCGGAGGAACTCGCCAGGGGCGCGATTCTGCCCGGTCTGTTGTTCGAGGAATTGGGGTTCCGTTACGCCGGTCCGATCGACGGACATAACTTCGAGCACTTGTTGCCGACGTTGGAGAACGTGTTGCGCATGAAAGGCCCGGTCCTTCTCCACGTCATCACCAAGAAGGGGCTCGGCTACGAACCGGCGGTGCAGAATCCGATTTGGTTCCATGCCTGCCCGCCGTTCGTCCGTGAGAGCGGAGCCCCGGCCAAGAAGGCGGCGCGTCCGTCTTACACGCAGATTGCCATCGATTCGCTCGTGAAGCTGGCGAGGCAGGATAGCCGGATCGTCGCGATCACGGCGGCGATGTGCGAGGGAACAGGGCTCAACGCGTTTGAAAAGGAATTCCCCGATCGGCTGTACGACGTCGGCATCGCCGAACAGCACGCGGTGACGTTTGCCGCGGGATTGGCCGCACAGGGCATGCGTCCGGTGGTCGCGATGTATGCCACTTTCCTGCAACGCGCCTATGATCAAGTCGTCCACGACGTCGCCACGCAGAATCTGCCCGTGACCTTCTGCATCGATCGAGGCGGCCTCGTCGCGGAGGATGGGACGACTCACCACGGGGCCTTCGATTTCGCCTACCTGCGTCACATGCCTAACATGGTCGTGATGGCTCCCAAGGACGAAAATGAACTCCAGCACATGCTCAAGACCTCTCTTCAATACGACGGACCCGCTTCGGTGCGGTATCCGCGCGGCGTCAGTCTCGGCGTCCCGATGGATCCGGCTCCCGCTGCGTTGCCGATCGGAAAAGGTGAATTGCTGCGCGACGGCGACGAGGTGGCCATCGTCGCGGTGGGCGTTCCGGTCTGGCAGGCGGTCAAGGCGGCGGAACGGCTGGCCGAAGAAGGTGTGTCGACGGCGGTGATCAATGCGCGGTTTGTGAAGCCGTTGGACCACGATCTGATCGTGAGCACGGCCAAGCGGGTGCGGTATGTCGTGACCGTCGAAGAAGGATGCAAGATGGGCGGGTTCGGATCGGCGGTGCTCGAAGCCCTGTCGGAAGCCGGCGTGACTGGCGTCAAGACCAAGGTGCTCGGACTGCCGGATTGGTATATCGAGCAGGGACCACAAGATCTTCTGCGTGAGCGATACGGCCTGACGGCCGAAGGGATCTACGGCAGTATCAAGGAGTTGATCGGGAGCGGAGCGGGACAGGCTGTCAAGGAAGGCGCACTGTCCGCGTCGCTGACCCACTTGCCTCACGGCGACGAGCAGGGCAGCTAG